The DNA segment CAGCCTTCTGGGAGGTGTGACAATTGCTGCTGCACAAATCTCTCTCCAGAGCACACGTTGTGTTCGGCATTCACTGGGGGATCGTGGGCTGCATGAGCGCGTAATGCAAACCCccgtggctctgcagccagccctgcttgtgctgggatcctggcagctcccaaCAGACCAGCAGGGCTTGGCTGGCTCAATGCTCAGCTGGGTCACTAGCCCTGCAGAGAGCAGTCTGCTCTGTGAGTTAGTATTCAGTCACCCTCTGCCCTCGCGGGGGCAGATTCCGGCTCCCGTTTTCTCCCTTTAGTCATTCTTCAAGAAGCCTCATTGGAATCAGTCAATGGCCTATTGGCTGAACAGCTCAGGACTCAGGGGAATAAGCGtccaaatctggcccatagagtgAGGGGCACGACACTGCTGCAGGCTGGTCCCTGGGTTAGGCTATAAACAGAGCTCCTGGCTACTTCTGGTCAGTAGAGACACAAAGGAGCTCTTTGGAAGAGTTCCATTTGGCAGGATATTTAATACCAACTTGGGGGACGGCTCCCTACGCACCCAACCTGCCCTCCCAGCAAGGGCAGCTGTACATGGAAATCTGCCTGAAttaaactcctgctgctggccactgagaCACACCTTCTGTGTTTCAGCCAGAGGGGAAGGCAGTGACTTTTATGTGCAGTTTGACCAACTGTGTAAAtgagtaaagtgctttgggagtcTTCAGATTCAAGATGCTTTTcaaatgaaatcaaaacattacTGATGATCTGGATTCTCTGGAATCACTCAGGCCTGtgttacttctgggctgctgcacaATTTGGGCCTTGACAGGCCAGAGCAGACAGTTTGTGTCCCATTAATTACCCCATAGTTGTCCTGGGGAATCAGATTCATGTGAGACTGGATACTCGGAGGGGAGCTCCAGGGtctgtcccacccttcccagaCAGCAGGATGCACCGTGTGTATAGCTGGGAATTTGCATCACAAAGACATTTATCATGGACCCCGAGCCGTGCTGGGCCACCCAGCCAAAGGAGACCCTGATTCCCTGACAGTCCTGGGGCCAGGGAGGTAAAGGGATACATTTGTATCACATATGCCACATATTTGTCAGATACCACCGTGCTGTTGCCACTCACAATATGAGtgacatggatggatggatggatggatggatggatggccaGTCATGCACTGCCACCTCCTACAGAAGGGGTTAAGTGgaaagggagcagagggaggctgcGATATGGATGAGTTTGAAAGAATGAAGGGTTCTTAAACTTCACAAAGTATGTTTAACATCCCCAGACCAACTGTCCCACCATTCCCCCCCTACACAAACACGTCTCTACATGGTGGGGGGGTAAGAATTCCAGGTTATGATTTGTGGAGCACCAAGAGTGTGCAGTACACAGAGGAGACAATGGCTCTCAGAAGTTTTCAGCAGCTCACACACAACGTGTGCATGAGAGGGAGAACGAGCATGGGCCATGGAGTTCGCTACTCGAATTCAGGGCGTGCGCTGATTTTAACACTACTTCATTGATAAAAGGGCTCTGTTGCCTTGCACATGTAAACTACAGTAGACTGATGAATGGACTGACAAACTACATGAAGTATTTAaggtgttttcaaaagtgactaactCCATTAAAAGTCTAAGTTCAACTGAACGTCAATAGGATTTAGAAgtgtaagggccagatttaaaaggcaatgaaatgaatgggcattTGGcagctaggtgcttttgaaaatcccgctaGGTGCCATCCTGTACatataggtgcttaaatacctttaacacTCCAGCCCAAAGTGCTGAAGTCACTTCTGACAATGGGACTTCAGCACTTTTGCTAGGGGCTCTGGCCTCCCCTCCCTACCCAGGGAATTCTCACAGCGTCTGAGCCTGAGCCACTGAATTCACAGGAGCTTCCCCACCAACTTCAGTAAATGCCAGATAAAGTGTTAAACAGAGCACATGATCCTCCTTGGCTTCAACTACGGCCCATTAATGAGGAAATTAGGCTGGTACCATTCACGCCCCTGGCCATGCTGAGCTGACACACACCGGGCACTAAGGGGGGTTTGTATTTACAGTCAGAGGGAGGGTCCAGGGCCCTAGTTTAATTCACAAGAAACCAGCTGAGCATGGACACAGCTCACAGCCTAGATGTTTACTGGCCCTGCCTTTGGTGAGAGGGGCACCACACGCCCACACTCTGCTGGGCAGCAGGCACCAGAGCGGCTCCCCtaaggtggagggggagggaatagcCAGCAATGGTGGGAGTCTCATGGCAGCTCTGTCCAGGGAAACAGTGCAGGGATTTACTGCTGAGAACAGCTGGGAAATACAGAGCAAATGGCTGTCGTTGGGGGTACTGCGTTAATTTCTAAAGGCAACTGGGGGCTCCCACGAGGAAAGTGCTGATCTCTGCTGCGCACTGCACATGGGCGGATACCAGCCTGGCCTTGTATTGGTACCAACAGGGTCTGGGGCATTTTCCAGCATATGCCAGCTGTGCGATGGACACGGCTTTGACAAACACCAAAGGTTCTGAGCATCTTGCTTGACTCTGGGCTTCCAGCAATGCCTGCACCTGACCCACTGCTGGGGTTCAGACAGAGCGTGGTGGCGATCGCTTTCACGGCACATGGATCTTGAGCCCTTCCTCAGGCATGTCCAATGTGGAGACTTCACCAGCCCCCTGCACGGCTCAGCTGAGAGCGAACACAGGACGTCATGATGCGGCTTCTGGCAGAAGGGCTGTGCCCAGTGAGTCAGAGTGATCCCCTGGACGATCTGAAGATCCCGATCAGGTAAGGTAGGACAATGGGGGAGGGGACATCTTAGCTTCTCACGGACAGGTGCGGAGAGGCTGCGCTATTCAGAGAGTAGATGAGGACAGCACGTGGTTTGGATCACACCCGATCCACCCGTGTGCAGCTCCTGGCATGTCTGATCTGTCTCTTCGCTGTCACCGGGACATGTTCTACATTCATTAGGTCGAGAAAGATGCTGGTGCTCCCAGACGTGTGGGGTTCCGGACACGTGCTTTCTAAGGATGGTTATCGCACCCATAACATACACGACAGCTCGTGCACCTCATTCTTTCCCCAacgtaattccactgaagtcaatacaatgGCACCACTGACGAATGTGGCCCAGTATTGGCCTGTCCTGGCCAAATGGCAGTGGAAGGACCAACACGCAGTCCAGTTGTGTACatgccctccagcccccagatCCGTTCTCCACGGGCTCCAGGCACAGCAGCACAGACATGCATGCAGATCCACAGCCGGTGCGGGGGTTGGGGGAGCGCCGTAGTGGTGGAACCCAGCATGGTACCAGAGCACAGAGCTCCTTTGGTTCCCTCTAGGTACCATTACGCCCCCATCACTGGAGTGCCTGAGCATCTCTGAGACACGACAGAACTTATCCTTACACCACCCTCGGAGGCACGGAAGTgctgccccattttacagacggggaatggaggcagagagatgaCGTCATTTGCTCAACGAtacaaagtcagtggcagagccaggacatgAACCccgctctcctgactcccaatccactGCCTTAAAGACAAGCCCATCTTCTGCTCTCTTATGTGGGCTGTCTGCGGagaccaggatttggccttaatTCTGAGTTCTCCCAAGGAATACTCCATTGCTTCACTTCCCAGTGGATCTTCACTCCTCCGATTGTATGATGAGTTTCTCCGGAAAGGATAAACCTGCACTCCCATGGGGTGCCAGTGGAAATTGCCCCGcacctctttttcccccctcacgGGCAGTGCTGGCGACCTCTCCCTGCCATCGACTGGGACAGGTTTTTGTACAGCCGTGTGTCACTGTGGTGGATCTTCGGTGGAGGAACCCAGCTGACCGTCCTTGGTAAGTCACTGAATTACTCTCAAACTTTCCTTCTCCTGGCTGTATTGTACGTTTTCCatggtttttttcctgctttctttgtCTTCATGCTGGGCTCGGGACTCTCTCACTTTACATATGGACCTTTTCACTGTCTTGGGAAGAACGTTTAGTCTCTCTGGATAGTCATAGCAGGTGTACATGGCCCAtgttggattttcttttcttttcccactgaagacaagttTGAATTTGACCAGGAAACCTattctgcctctgggtccccagTTACGATGACCTAGTTTTAGCCCCTTCAGGAAAagattttccctctttttcttttcgGGTATGAACTATTTCTCATTAGCACTGGGTGCTAGTCAGTGTATGAAAGAAATCCCGGGTCAGCTTCTCCGGTGCCGTACAATGCCCTAGCTCCATTGTCCGCAATACAGTTCCACCAGCACTCACCCCAAGATCCTGCAGACAGGTGTCCAATCCCATGACACGTCATCTGCTATAAAAATCCTTGCTCCCTGGTGATTTAAAATCGGATTTGTTGGGGGCTGTTGGAAGGGAATGCTTAGGAAtgagagctgggcagaaaataTGGTTTTCTTCTGTGaataatttcagaaaaagaaaaacaaaaaaatcattttcatctcAATGGGCCCAAAATCCCAAACAagcattttcagctgaaaaccgagagttattgagaggttttGGCTTAAGATTTCCACTTTTTCCATTTGcggattttcaacaaaaaaatgattttttttttgagaaaagcaGATACTTGCCACAAAAAtattcattcagtggaaaaccaattttccactgaaaatggtTGTGATGGGtcattttcaaccagccctatttGTAGCATTGCTCAGTTGGAGCTAGACAAGGGACtggacaaattttaaaaacagatggcCAGCTCCCCACATGGTGTAAATCCACGTAGCTTCCTTGCCAGCAATGGACTACACTGATTTACGCTCACCCTGAGTGAGTCTCATTGCACTGACTGACTTACTCCTGACACTGAAGATCTGCTCCATTGTACCTTGGAGAAAATTGGATTTCAGTTTGGATGTGCAACCAAACCCTCCCAAAACCTTTCAGATATGCAAGATATTAgttaaatggggtggggtgggagcagcctgcagggggaagggatttAAAGAGCTTGCACTAATTGTGCACTAACAAGGTTGCTGGCCAGTCTGAAAGGCTGGACGGCTTCGTAGAGGCTGGATTGTGTGTCTGCCAAGCTCAGAGCTCAGTGATCAGGATGCTGGCTGCACCAGCCGGCTTCAGTTACAGAACAGCCTAGGGGACCTAGTGGACCTGGCTTAGCCAGGGCTCAGTAAGTCAGGACTGACAGTATTAGCTCAAATACCCATCTTGGCTGCTTTGACCTACATAAAGCATGAAATAATTAGGGCCCAGACTGCCGTAGCCCTACTCATGCCAAGTAGCACATTGCTTTTCATACAGTCCCACTAATGTAATGGGACCGACCGCCTGTGGAGTAAGGTGCAACCTGGAGCGAGGACGGGCATCCCAATTTGGCCCCAGCACCAAGGCTGCTGCAGAAATGTTACTAAGAGTTTAAAAATTCCCCAAACTTTTGCATCCCTTCTTAAGCAGGTAGTGCCTTCATTGTCCCCCCCGTCTCTATGCACTTACACAGCACAGCACCAGGCTAGGGCCCAGGGGAATCTACTCTGCCCCCACCATGAAATCAACCCTCAGTGTCGTAGTTTGCAAGGTCCCTTGTCCTCCTGTCTTGAGCCCCAATCTAGCAAAACACTCAGTTGCACACTGGATCGGGCCCTGAAGCAGGGATTGGTCCCATAAATGAGCCTGTACTTTACAGCTGCTGAACACAAGCTTGCTTGGTAACTAGGCTGTTCAGCAACAGGAACAGGCAACCAGGCTGTGGTAGGAGATTGTTTGTCACCCAGGTGTTAATCAGAAGATCTGACCCTTAGCAGAGAGACCTACGGACCCAGACAGACAATGATGATTCAACAATGGGTTTATCGACCCACTTGGCAGAATAGAGAATTTATCCCTGCTCTGGAATTCCATAGGATGGTTCACAAACAAACTTCCCCCCCCCTCAAAACTACAGAATTTTATACTGCTTTCTATAAAACACCATCCAATGCATGTAGCTCTCCCATCCTATGCTTTGGAtcctactggttttttttttgtctaactATCTGTTACagcatttttttcatttggaaatatgTGGGTTACCCCACATTCCTCTGTGACTCTAGTGAACCAGCCCCCAAGGCCTGAACAGGCAAATTAAACTCTAAGCTTAAACCCTAAGAAATAGCCCCATTCTCAAAGAGTCTGTTCttgagaaatgagagagagagtgttttcaCCATGGAAATATCTTCCTACTTAATTCAATGAGTAGCACCATCCTCTGCACTAAATGGCACCATTTGAGAAGGAAGGTGCTACTCAATGTGAGGAAAGGTATCAAAATCTTGCACTTAATAGGGAGGAATTCTCTGCAAACTGCTGAGGTTGCTAGCTGTTTAGAAGTCGTATTTCCCTTTATCTGAGTAACAGTGAATTAAAAGGTGAGCTTGGAAACAATCCTGATAAGACTTCgcacttctacagcaccttccacCAAGTCTCTCAGCGCTTTAGAAATATGTAAAAAACCATAAACCTTGAGAAAAAGCCTGTGTGCGCTGAGGTCAGCGATGTGACCCCCTTTCATAGCCAGAGAGGTAAGTGACTTCATCAAGTTCACtaaggaagcctgtggcagaactaggaacgGACTCCAAGTGTccagattcccagtcctgtgccttaaccacaagaacatcTTACATCTCAGATCATTACCCTGCCCATGGCGCTTGTGAGAGGTTGGATTTGTTACACTGCAGAGATCTGGAATTTCTTACATTCTGCACTGGCAGTCTCTGGATTTCGGTTTTCTAACACTGAATCTCCTTGTCTTGTAGGTCAGTCAAAGGCGTCTCCTACCGTGCACCTCTTCCCTCCATCCTCGGAAGAGATCAAAACAAAGAGCAAAGCCACACTGGTGTGTCTGCTGGGCAGCTTTTACCCAGGCTCAGTCCAAGTCACCTGGAAAGCTGACGGCCAGCAGATCTCCACTGGAGTGGAGACGACCAAGCCATCCAAACAGAGTGACAACAAGTTCATGGCCAGCAGTTACCTGTCTCTGGATGCATCAAAGTGGAAGACCCATGAGACCTACACCTGCCAGGTGACACACGATGGGAAGAGCTTCGAGAAGTCCCTGAAGAGCTCAGAGTGTTCTTAACCCTCTGACCCCCGGAGGGCTCGTCCGGTTCCCGTGTCAGTCTGTAGGGGGTTCCCCAAGAGAGCCAGGATCTCTCTGTAGCATTCCCATAATGCCGATTTCCAGAAAATCTGTTTCCTCTTTTAGGTGGGGGATTTTACCAATCCATATGACACCTGTCTTTATTCCCATGTCCCCACCGCTCTCACCCCCTGCATTCCCTGGAACTGTCCTTCCTGCTTTAGTCTCTGATGCAGCTTTGTTAGGAtattaataaaatcagaaaaatttgaCTATGTCTGTATCTGTGAAGAGTTTAACTTCTTCTGTCCCTTTTACATCTTGTGTATTAATTGCAATATTCACCTTCTCTTCCAGTAAAATAAATTTACCTTTTATCAGCTAATATTGTGTTCTTTTTAGTCTGGGTCAATGCTCAGCTGGGTCACTAGCCCTGCAGACAGCAGTCTGCTCTGTGAGTTAGTATTGAGTCAACCTCTGCCCTCGCATGGGGCAGATTCCGGTACCACCTTCTCCCTGAGCATTAGTCATTCTTCAAGTAGCCTCATTCGAATCAGTGGGGCTATTGGCTGAACAGCTCAACGCTAAGGGGAATAAGTGACCAAATCTGGCCCATACAGGGAGGGGCACTGCTGATGGCGGTTACCTGGGATAGGCTGTAAACAGAGCTCCTGGCTACTTCTAGTCAGTCTAGACACAAACCCCTCTTTGGAAGAGTGGCCTTTAATATCCTGCCAACACCGACTTAGGTGACAGCTCTCTACCCAGATATCCAGTGATGATTTCTGGAGCACCAAGCGTGTGCAGAGCACGGAGGGGATAATGGCTCTCAGAAGTTTTCAGGAGCTTACAATGCTAGGATGAGAGTGAAGGGATCAGAcagagcaggtgtgtgtgtgagagagagagagagagcgcgcatgTGCCAACGAGTGCACTGCTAGAACCCAGAGTGTGCGCTCATTTTAACACTACTTCATTGACAAAAAGGCTCTGGAAAGAGAGTAACTTCCTTTGCTCAATGTTTAGTAATTGGGCCTGTTCCCTTGCACACGTGAACAGCAATAGACTGACGAATGGACTGAAAAACTGCATGAAGTATTGagggtattttcaaaagtgactactcCATTAAAAGTCGAAGTTcaactgaaagtcaataggacttaggagcgtaagggccagatttaaaaggcaatgaaatgaatgggcgTTTGGCAACTAGGTGCTTCTCAAAATCCCAAAAGGTGCCTACCTGtatatttagatgcttaaacaCCATTAACAGTCCTGGCGTGAGTGCTTTCGTCACTTCTGACAATGGGACTTGGGGACTTTTGCTGGCGGCTCAGGCCTGCCCTCCACTACCCAGGGAATTCTCGCAGGGTCTGAGCCTCAACCACTGAAGTCACAGGCTCGTCCCCACCAACTTCAGTAGGTGCCGGATCAAATGTCAAACACAGCATGTGAGCCTTGGCTTCAACTAGGGCCCATTCATGAGGAAATTAGGCTGGTACCATTCACTCCCCTGGCCGCGCTGAGCAGGGACACACCAAGCGCTAAGGGGGGGGGTTTGTATTTACAGTCAGAGGGAGGGTCCAGGGCCCTGGTTTAATTCACAAGAAACCAGCTGAGCATGGACACAGCTCACAGCCTAGACATTTACTGGCCCTGCCTTTGGCGAGAGGGGCACCACACGCCCACACTCTGCTGGGCAGCAGGCACCAGAGCGGCTCTCCTAAGGTCAGGGGGAGGGATTAGCCCAGCAATGGTGGGAGTCTCCTGGCAGCTCTGTCCAGGGAAACAGCGCTGGGATTTACTGCTGAGAACAGCTGGGAAATACAGAGCAAATGGCTGTCGTTGCTGGCAATGCATTAATTTCTAAAGGCAACTCAGGGGCTCTCTTCAGGAAAGTGCTGATCTCTGTTGTATACTGGATATTGATACCAACATTGCCTTGTATTGGTGTTAACAGGGCTTGGAGCATTTTCCAGCATATGCCGGATGCAGAATCTTGGCTTCTAGAGAGGCCGCCAGGAACGCCTGCATCCGAACCAAGGCTGGGGTCCCAGCAGAGGATGGTGGTGATTGCTTTCATGGCACACGGATCTTGTGCACTATTTACTTGTTCCTCCGACATGTCCAGTGTGGAGACTTCACCAGCCCCTGGCATGGTTCAGCCAAAAGCGAACACACGACGTTTCGACACAGTTTCTTGCGGAACTTCTGTGCCCAGTGACTCAGAGCGACCCCTCGCCCACGGACTATCTGCAGATCCTGACCAGGTAAGGCAGGATCATGTGTCATGGGACGTGGTAGCGTCTCACTGACGGGTGCAGGGAAGGCTGCACTGTCCAGATGAGAGACGAGGACAACACGTGGTGTTGGTTTCCTATCCACACACAAGCAGTCCCAACATGGCAGATCTGTTTCTTTGCTGGCACTTCTTGGTGTGAAGCTAGGATAGTTTTGACACTGACTAGGTCTGTAGAGAGGCCAGTGCTCCCAGGGGTGTGGGCTACAGACACGTGCTTTGGAAACATGGGTATCGCCCACATGAGATTCCCTATTGGATACATTAAATACTGACGACAAATGGGCCTAATTCTTCGGTGGTAAAATTCCATACAAACCGCTATAATTGCACCAGGGTTGAACATGGCTCAGCATGTTCACTATCAGCATCCCAAATAAATCTGCCAGCCTGTCCCTCCTACGGACCTACGAGGGCCAGCGAAAGATTCACAGACCGTGGGTGTGTTTGGGGAGCACAGGGGCAatggaacccagtggagtagcAGCTGCTTAGCACACAGCCCGTTTACTTCTATCTAGGTTGGTTTATGACCTGTAGCACTGTTGTACCTGAGCATCTCACAGCCCAAAAGGAATTTATCCTTACAGCACCCCTGTGAAATAGGGaagtattctccccattttacagatggggaattgaggcacagagatgatgtgacttgcccaagggcacaacatcagtctgtggcagagccaggacttgcaccccagtctcctgactcctgctccagtgCCTTAAGTACAAGACCACCCTCTGCTCTCTTACATGGGCTGTGtactgggaccaggatttggccccacgTCAGCTCTCCCAAGGAATACTCAATTGCTTCACCTCCCAATGGATCTTCATTCAATCAATTGTACTATGAGCTTCTCCAGAAACGATGAACCTTCGTTCTCAAGGAGAGCCAGCAGAAGTTTTCCAACGACTATTTTCCCCACACGTGCAGTGGTGGCGACCTCTCCCTGCCATTGTTCATGACTGGTTTTTGTACAGCCGTGTGTCACTGTGGAATGTCTTCGGTGGAGGAACCCAGCTGACCGTCCTTGGTAAGTCACTGAATTACTCACCGCCTTTCCTTCTCAATGCCAATACTGTCAtgtttccatgattttttcctccttttctgccTTAGTGCCAGGCTCGGGTCTCCTCTCACTTTATGCACACACCTTCCCACAGGGTTGAGAACAATGTTTAACCCGTGGATAGTCAGAATAGGGTGTACATGTCGCATGCTGGATTTTCTTATATTGTACCTGGGAACAGGGTTTTGAATTTGCCCATGAAACATGTCCAGATTCTGCTGTCAGGTCACAATTTTGAAATAACTGGTATTAGCCTCTTCAGGGAAATATTTCCCAACCCCcaattgttttttatttgctttggtaTTACTGGACTAGACATTTCTTATTAGCACTCGGTTTTGACTCATATGTGAAAGAaaccaggggccagattctcaaccaAGGTCAAACAAAATAGTCCCATGCTCTTCAATAAACCTACACCAAAACTCATCCAAATCTCTTTAAGATGGGTGTACAATACCTTGAAACCTAATGTGATAgagaaaataatgtctttgttgcAATCTAAATCCCAATTTGTCTGGTTAGCTTGAAGAAAATTCAAATTAGGGAGAGTTGGTCACGAAATAGGATTAAAGTTTCCTTATaggaaattttcaacaaaaatttaaaaaaatattttcatctacattttcagcagaaaattttgacttttgggc comes from the Chelonia mydas isolate rCheMyd1 chromosome 15, rCheMyd1.pri.v2, whole genome shotgun sequence genome and includes:
- the LOC102937026 gene encoding immunoglobulin lambda-1 light chain isoform X11, whose amino-acid sequence is MALCALPLCLLGLFLAGSCAQHVVTQPPSVSASPGQTVKLSCSVSGGYSISSYGVRWYQQTPGNPPRYLLYYYSDSSTGRGSGVPDRFSGSASGSVGYLTISGLQAEDDADYYCAAWDSSAWWIFGGGTQLTVLGQSKASPTVHLFPPSSEEIKTKSKATLVCLLGSFYPGSVQVTWKADGQQISTGVETTKPSKQSDNKFMASSYLSLDASKWKTHETYTCQVTHDGKSFEKSLKSSECS
- the LOC102937026 gene encoding immunoglobulin lambda-1 light chain isoform X29, with product MAWAPLLLTLLTYCIGFSSQQLQSLKASELVSPGGTVTLSCSLSSGAITDGNYPLWVQQRLGNVPRLIMHSTSTRPSGIPARFTGSRSGNTMSLTVTGALAEDDADYYCSVWTGSAWIFGGGTQLTVLGQSKASPTVHLFPPSSEEIKTKSKATLVCLLGSFYPGSVQVTWKADGQQISTGVETTKPSKQSDNKFMASSYLSLDASKWKTHETYTCQVTHDGKSFEKSLKSSECS
- the LOC102937026 gene encoding immunoglobulin lambda-1 light chain isoform X18; the protein is MAWAPLLLALLTYCSGVSSQPVVTQEPSMSVAPGGAVTLSCSLSTGAVTTSNYPAWYQQKPGSAPKLLIYSTNSRPSGIPARFSGSISGNNAALTITGVQAEDEADYYCFIYTGSSGSWWIFGGGTQLTVLGQSKASPTVHLFPPSSEEIKTKSKATLVCLLGSFYPGSVQVTWKADGQQISTGVETTKPSKQSDNKFMASSYLSLDASKWKTHETYTCQVTHDGKSFEKSLKSSECS
- the LOC102937026 gene encoding immunoglobulin lambda-1 light chain isoform X30, translated to MAWAPLLLMLLTYCIGFSSQQLQSLKASELVSPGGTVTLSCSLSSGAITDGNYPLWVQQRLGNVPRLIMHSTSTRPSGIPARFTGSRSGNTMSLTVTGALAEDDADYYCSVWTGSAWIFGGGTQLTVLGQSKASPTVHLFPPSSEEIKTKSKATLVCLLGSFYPGSVQVTWKADGQQISTGVETTKPSKQSDNKFMASSYLSLDASKWKTHETYTCQVTHDGKSFEKSLKSSECS
- the LOC102937026 gene encoding immunoglobulin lambda-1 light chain isoform X4 — its product is MAWAPLLLALLTYCSGVSSQPVVTQEPSMSVAPGGAVTLSCSLSTGAVTTSNYPSWYQQKQGSAPRMLIYETNKRPSGIPDRFSGSISGNNAALTITGVQAEDEADYYCAVYTGSSSSWWIFGGGTQLTVLGQSKASPTVHLFPPSSEEIKTKSKATLVCLLGSFYPGSVQVTWKADGQQISTGVETTKPSKQSDNKFMASSYLSLDASKWKTHETYTCQVTHDGKSFEKSLKSSECS
- the LOC102937026 gene encoding immunoglobulin lambda-1 light chain isoform X23; the encoded protein is MAWAPLLLTLLTYCVGWSSQSALTQTSSTMAVKPGETAELHCTLQGVDFISTYYPSWYQQRSGKAPRLLIYESRSRASGIPERFSGETYGNRASLTITGVQAEDEADYYCAVRTGSAWIFGGGTQLTVLGQSKASPTVHLFPPSSEEIKTKSKATLVCLLGSFYPGSVQVTWKADGQQISTGVETTKPSKQSDNKFMASSYLSLDASKWKTHETYTCQVTHDGKSFEKSLKSSECS
- the LOC102937026 gene encoding immunoglobulin lambda-1 light chain isoform X20; amino-acid sequence: MAWAPLLLALLTYCSGVSSQPVVTQEPSMSVAPGGAVTLSCSLSTGAVTTSNYPAWYQQKPGSAPKLLIYSTNSRPSGIPARFSGSISGNNAALTITGVQAEDEADYYCFIYTGSSANWWIFGGGTQLTVLGQSKASPTVHLFPPSSEEIKTKSKATLVCLLGSFYPGSVQVTWKADGQQISTGVETTKPSKQSDNKFMASSYLSLDASKWKTHETYTCQVTHDGKSFEKSLKSSECS
- the LOC102937026 gene encoding immunoglobulin lambda-1 light chain isoform X5, giving the protein MAWALLLLTLLTYCSGVSSQPVVTQEPSMLVAPGGAVTLSCSLSTGAVTTSNYPDWYQQKPGSAPKLLIYSTNSRPSGVPARFSGSISGNNAALTITGVQAEDEADYYCFIYTGSSGSWWIFGGGTQLTVLGQSKASPTVHLFPPSSEEIKTKSKATLVCLLGSFYPGSVQVTWKADGQQISTGVETTKPSKQSDNKFMASSYLSLDASKWKTHETYTCQVTHDGKSFEKSLKSSECS
- the LOC102937026 gene encoding immunoglobulin lambda-1 light chain isoform X27, with protein sequence MAWAPLLLMLLTYCIGWSSQSALTQTSSTMAVKPGETAELHCTLQGVDFISTYYPSWYQQRSGKAPRLLIYESRSRASGIPERFSGETYGNRASLTITGVQAEDEADYYCAVRTGSAWIFGGGTQLTVLGQSKASPTVHLFPPSSEEIKTKSKATLVCLLGSFYPGSVQVTWKADGQQISTGVETTKPSKQSDNKFMASSYLSLDASKWKTHETYTCQVTHDGKSFEKSLKSSECS
- the LOC102937026 gene encoding immunoglobulin lambda-1 light chain isoform X3 is translated as MAWAPLLLALLTYCSGVSSQPVVTQEPSMSVAPGGAVTLSCSLSTGAVTTSNYPAWYQQKPGSAPKLLIYSTNSRPSGIPDRFSGSISGNNAALTITGVQAEDEADYYCAVYTGSSGSMWIFGGGTQLTVLGQSKASPTVHLFPPSSEEIKTKSKATLVCLLGSFYPGSVQVTWKADGQQISTGVETTKPSKQSDNKFMASSYLSLDASKWKTHETYTCQVTHDGKSFEKSLKSSECS
- the LOC102937026 gene encoding immunoglobulin lambda-1 light chain isoform X21, coding for MAWAPLLLALLTYCSGVSSQPVVTQEPSMLVAPGGAVTLSCSLSTGAVTTSNYPDWYQQKPGSAPKLLIYSTNSRPSGVPARFSGSISGNNAALTITGVQAEDEADYYCAVYTGSSGSWWIFGGGTQLTVLGQSKASPTVHLFPPSSEEIKTKSKATLVCLLGSFYPGSVQVTWKADGQQISTGVETTKPSKQSDNKFMASSYLSLDASKWKTHETYTCQVTHDGKSFEKSLKSSECS
- the LOC102937026 gene encoding immunoglobulin lambda-1 light chain isoform X37, whose protein sequence is MAWAPLLLTLLTYCSGSLAQYVLTQPPSVSVSPGQNAQLTCGNNIGSKYVQWFQQKPGSAPLLLIYYSSRSLRNPHRFSATYSGNTATLTITGVQAQDEADYYCLVWDSDSSTWIFGGGTQLTVLGQSKASPTVHLFPPSSEEIKTKSKATLVCLLGSFYPGSVQVTWKADGQQISTGVETTKPSKQSDNKFMASSYLSLDASKWKTHETYTCQVTHDGKSFEKSLKSSECS
- the LOC102937026 gene encoding immunoglobulin lambda-1 light chain isoform X19; amino-acid sequence: MAWAPLLLALLTYCSGVSSQPVVTQEPSMLVAPGGAVTLSCSLSTGAVTTSNYPDWYQQKPGSAPKLLIYSTNSRPSGVPARFSGSISGNNAALTITGVQAEDEADYYCFIYTGSSGSWWIFGGGTQLTVLGQSKASPTVHLFPPSSEEIKTKSKATLVCLLGSFYPGSVQVTWKADGQQISTGVETTKPSKQSDNKFMASSYLSLDASKWKTHETYTCQVTHDGKSFEKSLKSSECS